The Triticum aestivum cultivar Chinese Spring chromosome 6D, IWGSC CS RefSeq v2.1, whole genome shotgun sequence genomic sequence GGAAGCGGCACTTGCTGAATGCCATCCTTCAGGTGTCCGGAGCCGTGTATGTCCTCTACGAGTATATCGCGGACACGGGCACATTGCTCCGGCTTGCCTCCATCTTGATGTTGGCCATCGGTGCTGTCAAGTACGGGGAGAAGACGTGTGCGCTCATGCGCAGCAACCTGGACAGAATCCGAGCCTCTCTCAAGAAGCAACCACATGCCATGCATGGACATTTCCACCCTCAAGATCAAGTGTTGAAGGATGGAGAATTAGACGAGGAATCCCTTGTGCGAAGAGCTCACTCGCTGTTCCACATATGCAAGCATGCCATAGTTGATTACCCAGTGATGGAAGATGATTCACACAGCCAAGATACCACCAAAATGATAGGCGAGGTCGGTTTATGGAGATTAGTGGAGGTTGAGCTCTCCCTCATGTATGACATGCTGTACACCAAGGCAAGTGTCATCCACACCTGGTTCGGCTACTTGGTGCGTCTCATCTCACCACTCGCCATAGCCGCATCATTGCTGCTTTTTATGTTCGTCGACAAGGAAGCCCACCGCAGAGTTGATGTCAATATCACCTACATATTGTATGGTGGTGCCTTGTTCATGGAGATGATGTCGATGCTGAACGCCCTAGGCTCCTCTTGGACATTTGTCTTCCTGAGTACCACGAGATGCCACTGGCTTCAATACGCAGCTCTGTGCAATCGAAGATGGGACCGGCTTAGGCGTGCTGTTGTATATCTTCACCATCTTGTCAGGGTAGGAGGAGGTAGCCGGTACAGCTCAAGGAGGTGGTCACATAGCATGGGACAGTACAATATGTTGCACCTTTGCACTGGTTCTGACAGTGCACTCACGAGGCCTCTTCTTGGGAGTTTGGCCAAGGTTGTGGGACTGGGATTGACGGAGCTTTGGAACAAGGAGTATTACTCATGGGATATTAACATGGCGGACCATATAAAGGTTTGTATATCTGAACATATTAAGAATTTATACAGTGATGGGAGTGTGAACTCACTGGGCATGCTCAAGAACAAGTGGGGTGAGGAACCACTGGTTCGCAGGGATTTGTTTGGAGGGATATTTGAAGACTCCCTGGGTGTTGATTTCCAAGAGTGCATCATCATCTGGCACATCGGCAGCGCTATTTTCCTGGCCAAGAGCCAGCAAGCCAAAGAAGAGGACGCATTGCTGGATGTGGAGGCCATCAAGGCGATATCAAACTACATGATGTTCCTTCTCGTGAAACAGCCAGACACACTACCAGGCCGCTCCCAAAACAGGTTGTATGAACTAACCTGTACAAAGCTGGTCAAGACCAGGCGATCGACTCATAGGCGTCAAAACATGAACCTACGTGCTACGCTCAAGAATCTGTTCAGCCTACATGATGGCCCTGATTCCAATTCCAGGGCCACTGACAGAGAGGAGCTTGCAAAAGAGCTATATGATGAGTATGAGGGCAAAAGCTTCAGCTACGATGCTCCTCGTCTCCCCCTTGTAGCTGAACTTGCTAAGGAACTGCTAAGAATGGAGAAGGAAGGCAGCATGGTTAACTCGGTGCGACTTGTCCTTGACGTGTGGAGGGATATTCTTTTTTACGCAGCCAGCAACTGCAGCAGGAAATTCTATGCCGAGAAGCTGAGCAATGGCGGTGAGTTGACAACCATCGTGTGGCTTGTGGCAGAACACTTATACCAACTATTTGTCAAGAGCCTGATCAAAAGATTGAAAAAGGATAATGATTTAGCATGAGAAGGCATCAGTCACCCAGGGAGATGATGAACTGATGATAATTATGACGTATACAACTATTGTCTATGTATCCTTGAAGCAATATAAATTGTATGTTGCTCCGCTTATTGAATAAAGATATAGATTCATTTTATTGACTACCAACTATTGTAGCACATGGCACGTGTAGTTAGCAACCTAAAAACAAAAAGTGTGCCAACTCTTGTACCACTTCTTTTACGGGTAACAGGTTTTTGTTGCTCAAACTGAACTTATCTCCTTACTGGGAGGAATGGCTATTGAAAAATTATCTCCTAAGTGGTTGAGCTTGCTCCATACCTCTAATTAGCCAGATGGCAGCCTTTTGCAAATATATTGGCTCGTGACACTGTAAATAGTGTTGTATGTTCTCATCCAGTCCAAAGACAAAACTGTTCATCCAATAATCATCTGGCGAAGCTGGATTGTCCCTTCTCCTAAGGTTCATCAGGTCGTCAAATTTAAGAATGTGCTCATTCACACTCGAGGACTGCGTTAAGGAGTGAAAAGCCGGCACATATGGATGTTTCTGCAAATCTGTCCCCAACATATCTACAAAACCTATACCAAGGTGAAGTGGAAGCAGCTATTTGAGTCCCTCTCCCCCACTCAATTGCAGAGCCCTTGAGGTAGGTCATCAATATCTTAGTTCTATGTGCAAGAGGAGTTCTGGCAGCATCAAAATACAGATCCAGAGTCTGAATCCATGAGTCAATGTTGTTTCCATCAAATTCAGGCATATTCAGTTTGCCTATTTTCACTTAAGTTTGTGGTCTTCTTCTGTCATAGAAGTTGCTCTATTTGCCCTTGATTGCCTCTCCTGTTGTTGCAGTCCACTTGTTCCTGCGGGTTTGGAGCTATAGTTGTAGCTCTGGATTCAGAAGCATGTGGTGGTTGTTTGATTTGGACAAAATTGGGATGTCTGCAAGGATGTTTGTTGGTGCTACTATCTAGGTGAAGTTCTCTTCCAGTTTGCACATCATGTAAAACTGCAGAGCCAACAGTGGGTAGGTGCTTGTGGGTTGCTTGGGTTGTGAAAGTGTAAGTCAGAGAGGCATTCAGATCAGTTAAGAGTTGTTTGCATCTGGAAAAACAATTCTTAACATGCTGGCTGAACTAACAAAAATCCTTTGTCCTACTCTTTGTATGTAGGCAGTGTCCTAACACCTACCTGCTGGGACTCTAGTTCCAGGACTTCCAGGTTGTTTGGCCGACTCTTAAatttttctctactcttataaaaagtagagttggtgatgatggtgtgcctgccatcctgcaatataggtcatccgatctatatctaacggatagaaaggaaactataacaatttacccacactcatctccacatttgcagataaggccttgcctcgttcatccttttctcccacaaaataaactactcatacaaatgcaccttgatgttccatgcaacgaacgggcatcttgctagtaacatTTGAAACGAGAGTTCAGGCCTTCAGGGAGGGTTTTAAAAACAGGTAGTATACCATGTCAAGTATGATCCACGATTCTAGGAGGGATTTTAAAAAAAAAGCCATAAAAGTACTGGCATCCAAATCTTAGCTGCTCACCGAGTAGCCTTCCCAAGCACctcaaaggaagaagaaaacatacACTAGCAGCGAAAAAATACAAATTCAACACATGCTGCAATGCCTATCTTTCTATCGGTACAAATTCAAATCACACGACACTTTTAATAAGAAAAAACTCGACCATACCAGCTAATTTACAGTCAGCATGCCCCCATGGGCTCCATCCACAACACAATCCCCCAACAATCTAACTCAACATGGAAAGCATACGACGAACCGGTACCTCACTGTGATGGTCTCCAGTTGTTTATCCACTCCGTCAACGTGCTTACattcctgctgatatcctcgacgCTGTCGCTTCGCAGCGGCATCACTATATCCTCCTTGTAGCTCTCCCTCgcctcctccaggagcacctggaAGATCTCGCACTCTATGTTGTTTGTGAGCTTGGCACCCATGTAGCCtctgtgaacaaaacaaaaaaaacatgtcAGAGATAAGCGTGGCATATCACTTTGGCTTGCTCCAGGAGGATGGTCACTCTGGTGTTCCGAGCTGGATACAAACATTACCTGCTAGTCAAGCGATCATGCAGAATTGAGTTGTCTGTCTGAAGCACGACCACAAGGTCAAACCAACGTTCTGGAAAGAAATCACATCCGTGATAATCTACTAGTACACCGCCTTCTTCCATCCTGTCCTCAAGCTCATCACAAACCTGTAACCACGGATGCAGGAATTATTAAGTTTGTTCCGAACCAATAACAGATATGAGATATACTGTCAATATCAATGCGGAAAAATAAATTGTTCACATCATTTTTCTTCAGATACAACAGGGTAGTGCTGGTCAAATTTGGGTTCAGATGGCATATCAATAAAACTCAC encodes the following:
- the LOC123143436 gene encoding adenylate kinase isoenzyme 6 homolog, with the protein product MAARRASARARPNVLVTGTPGTGKTTTCSLLADAAGVAHVNIGDLVREKGLHDGWDEDLDCHVINEDLVCDELEDRMEEGGVLVDYHGCDFFPERWFDLVVVLQTDNSILHDRLTSRGYMGAKLTNNIECEIFQVLLEEARESYKEDIVMPLRSDSVEDISRNVSTLTEWINNWRPSQ
- the LOC123141006 gene encoding uncharacterized protein; amino-acid sequence: MAATAWPRDIWNHWAIQILVIFSLGLQIALFLFAGIRRRGGHPVLRFLLGGGGGGGGRPLLVPPGSALSHLSLTGAAGAHPIVAFWAPFLLLHLGGPDNITAYSLEDNELWKRHLLNAILQVSGAVYVLYEYIADTGTLLRLASILMLAIGAVKYGEKTCALMRSNLDRIRASLKKQPHAMHGHFHPQDQVLKDGELDEESLVRRAHSLFHICKHAIVDYPVMEDDSHSQDTTKMIGEVGLWRLVEVELSLMYDMLYTKASVIHTWFGYLVRLISPLAIAASLLLFMFVDKEAHRRVDVNITYILYGGALFMEMMSMLNALGSSWTFVFLSTTRCHWLQYAALCNRRWDRLRRAVVYLHHLVRVGGGSRYSSRRWSHSMGQYNMLHLCTGSDSALTRPLLGSLAKVVGLGLTELWNKEYYSWDINMADHIKVCISEHIKNLYSDGSVNSLGMLKNKWGEEPLVRRDLFGGIFEDSLGVDFQECIIIWHIGSAIFLAKSQQAKEEDALLDVEAIKAISNYMMFLLVKQPDTLPGRSQNRLYELTCTKLVKTRRSTHRRQNMNLRATLKNLFSLHDGPDSNSRATDREELAKELYDEYEGKSFSYDAPRLPLVAELAKELLRMEKEGSMVNSVRLVLDVWRDILFYAASNCSRKFYAEKLSNGGELTTIVWLVAEHLYQLFVKSLIKRLKKDNDLA